A genome region from Akkermansiaceae bacterium includes the following:
- a CDS encoding CD225/dispanin family protein, which yields MSWYYSKNGTQLGPLTDEELKAKASSGEVLATDLVWKEGMADWKAYGQVPELHPGGISPQVPALGQMGSVPMQQPAAYPAGYAPQIPNYLWQSIVATVLCCMPFGVVAIVYAAKVDGLVARGDIAGANAASKSAKTWMSVAVGCGLFVLVAYVLLIIIGAASGSLN from the coding sequence ATGTCCTGGTATTATTCGAAAAACGGAACGCAGCTCGGCCCGCTCACGGACGAGGAACTCAAAGCGAAGGCAAGCAGCGGCGAGGTTCTCGCCACGGATCTCGTCTGGAAGGAGGGGATGGCGGATTGGAAAGCCTACGGCCAGGTTCCCGAGCTGCATCCCGGCGGAATTTCTCCCCAGGTGCCGGCACTCGGCCAGATGGGTTCCGTGCCGATGCAGCAGCCTGCCGCGTATCCCGCCGGATACGCCCCGCAGATCCCGAACTATCTCTGGCAGTCGATCGTGGCGACCGTGCTATGTTGCATGCCTTTCGGCGTTGTGGCGATCGTGTATGCCGCAAAGGTGGACGGCCTTGTCGCACGCGGCGATATCGCCGGTGCCAACGCAGCATCGAAGTCCGCCAAGACCTGGATGAGCGTCGCCGTCGGTTGCGGGCTTTTTGTGCTCGTGGCATATGTCTTGCTGATCATCATTGGTGCCGCGAGCGGATCCCTGAACTAA
- the mnmA gene encoding tRNA 2-thiouridine(34) synthase MnmA — protein sequence MSKVMVGLSGGVDSAVAAALLVEQGHEVVGGYMKNWMNEEGIPGDCPWEQDIADAHAVAKRLGIEFRVIDLIDQYKEKIVEYLVNGYEEGLTPNPDVWCNREMKFGVFLDYAISQGFEAVGTGHYARRRVLSNGQAAVLRGADPNKDQSYFLSLMTQHQVAHALFPTGEMLKPEVREVARRFGLPVAEKKDSQGICFLGQVKMGDFLAHYLPDKPGEIVDLDGKVMGEHRGLHFYTIGQRKGHGVASPRDGMAYVVVGKKAAENQLVIGWDREDTEGLYSKECMVGSISSINEDIASLKRVEAQPRYRAKAELARVEAVDGGRVKLFFGKAQRAIVAGQIMAFYDGGRMLGGGVVEGVC from the coding sequence ATGTCGAAGGTGATGGTTGGTTTGTCCGGGGGTGTGGATAGCGCGGTGGCGGCGGCGCTGCTCGTGGAGCAGGGGCATGAGGTGGTGGGCGGTTACATGAAAAACTGGATGAACGAGGAGGGGATTCCGGGCGATTGTCCTTGGGAGCAGGACATAGCGGATGCGCATGCGGTTGCGAAAAGGCTGGGGATCGAGTTCCGGGTGATCGATCTGATAGACCAGTATAAGGAGAAGATCGTGGAGTATCTGGTGAACGGATATGAGGAGGGGCTGACGCCGAATCCCGATGTGTGGTGCAACCGGGAGATGAAGTTCGGGGTGTTCCTTGATTACGCGATCAGCCAGGGATTCGAGGCGGTCGGCACTGGGCACTATGCGCGGCGGCGGGTGCTTTCCAATGGACAGGCGGCAGTGCTTCGCGGGGCGGATCCTAACAAGGATCAGAGCTATTTTCTCTCGCTGATGACGCAGCACCAGGTGGCGCACGCGCTTTTTCCGACAGGGGAAATGCTGAAGCCGGAGGTGCGGGAGGTGGCGCGGCGTTTCGGCCTCCCGGTGGCGGAGAAGAAGGATTCGCAGGGGATATGTTTCCTTGGTCAGGTGAAGATGGGGGATTTCCTGGCGCATTATCTGCCGGACAAGCCGGGCGAGATCGTGGATCTGGATGGCAAGGTGATGGGCGAGCACAGGGGGCTGCACTTCTATACGATAGGGCAGAGGAAAGGGCATGGGGTCGCCTCGCCGAGGGATGGGATGGCGTATGTGGTGGTGGGGAAAAAGGCGGCGGAGAACCAGCTGGTGATCGGCTGGGACAGGGAGGACACGGAGGGGCTCTACTCGAAGGAATGCATGGTTGGCAGTATCAGCTCGATCAACGAGGACATCGCCTCGCTAAAGCGGGTGGAGGCACAGCCGCGCTACCGGGCGAAGGCGGAGCTCGCGAGGGTGGAGGCGGTAGACGGCGGGAGGGTGAAACTGTTTTTCGGAAAGGCGCAGCGGGCCATCGTGGCGGGGCAGATCATGGCGTTCTACGACGGCGGGAGGATGCTGGGGGGCGGGGTGGTGGAGGGAGTTTGCTAG
- a CDS encoding DUF4339 domain-containing protein — MTLWNYTKMGLQQGPVPEDELRQKIRRGEIGPTTLVWREGMAGWLPISGVAELQESPLATPTADAPGGLAPVMAPERQPANPQPGHIPLPQPPAYQGNYIAPQIPNYMWQSIVALVLSGVLMLLICLPIGMPFAIVALVYANKVEGLRVQGRLIEAESASKSAKVWMIVSFALSGLILLGLIGMFVFFAVGSF; from the coding sequence ATGACGCTCTGGAACTACACGAAGATGGGATTGCAGCAAGGGCCAGTGCCGGAGGACGAGCTGCGCCAGAAGATACGCAGGGGCGAGATTGGGCCAACTACGCTTGTGTGGCGCGAGGGCATGGCGGGCTGGCTGCCGATTTCAGGGGTTGCCGAGCTTCAGGAATCCCCCCTTGCGACACCCACAGCGGATGCACCGGGTGGCCTAGCTCCTGTGATGGCGCCGGAACGGCAGCCTGCGAACCCGCAGCCGGGTCACATCCCGCTGCCTCAGCCACCCGCTTACCAAGGGAATTACATCGCGCCCCAGATCCCCAACTACATGTGGCAGTCCATCGTCGCGCTGGTGCTCAGTGGCGTGCTGATGTTGCTGATCTGCCTGCCCATCGGGATGCCGTTCGCGATCGTGGCCTTGGTTTACGCCAACAAGGTCGAGGGGTTGCGGGTTCAGGGCAGGCTCATCGAGGCCGAGTCCGCCTCGAAATCCGCAAAGGTCTGGATGATCGTTTCTTTTGCGCTTTCGGGACTGATCCTCCTGGGTCTCATCGGGATGTTCGTTTTCTTCGCCGTCGGCAGTTTCTGA
- a CDS encoding DUF2752 domain-containing protein codes for MLRETGGAGWMPGCAFRKLTGLDCPGCGMTRGTYALLHGDVAKAFSFNPVGMVLLPLALLGLGIEVLGWVRGKPLPFRINPGRWGATVIAVVVIVWWVGRNVW; via the coding sequence ATGCTGAGGGAGACGGGTGGCGCCGGATGGATGCCTGGCTGCGCGTTCCGGAAGCTGACCGGGCTTGATTGCCCGGGCTGCGGGATGACGCGGGGAACCTATGCGCTGCTGCACGGCGATGTGGCCAAGGCGTTCTCATTCAATCCAGTCGGCATGGTGCTGCTGCCGCTGGCGCTGCTGGGCCTCGGAATCGAGGTGCTTGGCTGGGTCAGGGGGAAGCCGCTGCCCTTCCGGATCAACCCCGGGCGCTGGGGGGCGACGGTGATCGCGGTGGTGGTGATCGTATGGTGGGTGGGGCGGAATGTTTGGTAG